The following proteins are encoded in a genomic region of Diabrotica virgifera virgifera chromosome 1, PGI_DIABVI_V3a:
- the LOC126881757 gene encoding uncharacterized protein LOC126881757 — MYTSSDEEEALVMLAMEDDNSRKRRKWVHDINLERLKCGEYHTLMPQLRKDDKRCYIYFRMTIDCFDELLHLVENDIRKSDTNYREAISPEERLAITLRYLATGDTFYTIGHSFRVGFSTVSAIVVEVCEALCRNLQHIYLPEPTTEIWKISEEGFRNTWRFPNCIGSIDGKHVTIKCPDKTGSNYWCYLNKFSTVLMAIVGPDYRFISVDIGGFGKNSDGGIFEASNMGRRFETNQMGVPEPKNLPGQNELSPHVLIGDEAFALKPYLLRSFPYSQSRTDIFKENYNVRLCKARRIVENAFGILAQKWRIFYRPMETKIDTSILIVKTACILHNFLRTKKCDD; from the exons ATGTATACATCATCAGATGAAGAAGAAGCTCTTGTAATGTTAGCAATGGAGGACGACAATTCAAG GAAAAGAAGAAAATGGGTTCATGATATCAATCTAGAAAGACTGAAATGTGGGGAATATCACACGCTGATGCCTCAATTACGAAAAGACGATAAAAGATGCTACATTTATTTTAGAATGACAATAGATTGTTTCGATGAACTGTTGCACCTTGTAGAAAATGATATTAGAAAATCAGACACGAATTACCGAGAAGCTATTTCTCCCGAAGAACGGTTGGCCATAACATTAAg GTATCTGGCTACCGGAGATACATTTTATACAATAGGCCATAGTTTTAGAGTCGGGTTTTCGACTGTAAGTGCCATAGTTGTAGAAGTTTGTGAAGCTTTATGCAGAAATTTGCAACATATTTACTTGCCCGAACCAACTACAGAAATATGGAAAATATCTGAAGAAGGTTTTAGAAATACCTGGCGATTCCCAAATTGTATTGGTAGCATCGATGGCAAGCATGTTACTATCAAGTGTCCAGACAAAACAGGATCTAATTATTGGTGTTATTTGAATAAGTTTTCTACAGTATTAATGGCTATTGTTGGCCCAGATTATAGATTCATTTCAGTTGATATTGGCGGTTTTGGTAAAAACAGCGACGGTGGAATATTCGAAGCTTCCAACATGGGAAGAAGATTTGAAACAAATCAGATGGGTGTACCTGAGCCGAAAAATCTCCCAGGCCAGAATGAACTTTCCCCCCATGTCTTAATTGGAGACGAAGCCTTTGCACTAAAACCATACTTGTTGAGGTCCTTTCCATACAGTCAAAGCAGAACAGATATTTTCAAGGAAAATTATAATGTGAGACTCTGTAAGgcgagaagaatagtagaaaacgCTTTCGGAATATTGGCACAAAAATGGCGTATATTCTACAGACCAATGGAAACAAAAATTGATACTAGTATTCTCATTGTGAAAACTGCATGTATTTTGCATAATTTTCTAAGGACAAAAAAATGTGATGATTGA